One window from the genome of Leptospirillum ferriphilum encodes:
- a CDS encoding DODA-type extradiol aromatic ring-opening family dioxygenase, translating into MATSERFSALFLSHGAPNILLEDSPASRFLRNLGSIIGKPDRIIIVSAHWQTVLPTIGGSSVFETLHDFSGFEEALYRIRYPARGAPEEARRLQENLKNLGIPCLIETERGLDHGVWVPLMALYPAADVPVIPVSLPQSFSPDDLIQLGTFFRESFPEKTLLIGSGGITHNLFAYRPGRPPYPQVVAFDAWLKDNLLKKNTGALLEFQSGAPDTRFNHPTDEHFLPLFVVMGFGYDTPRPVLLHEEISGGSLSLASYGFPRPGQAEVPDWGSLETAPKPSSWNTGSFPLSE; encoded by the coding sequence ATGGCCACATCTGAACGCTTTTCCGCACTTTTCCTGAGCCACGGAGCACCAAACATTCTTCTGGAGGATTCACCCGCGTCTCGTTTTCTGAGGAATCTCGGTTCCATCATCGGGAAACCGGACCGGATCATCATCGTGAGCGCCCACTGGCAAACCGTTCTTCCCACCATTGGAGGGTCTTCGGTTTTTGAGACCCTTCATGACTTCTCCGGATTCGAGGAAGCGTTATACCGGATCCGCTACCCCGCCCGGGGAGCGCCCGAAGAGGCACGGCGACTGCAGGAAAATCTGAAAAACCTGGGAATCCCCTGCCTGATCGAAACCGAACGGGGCCTGGATCATGGAGTCTGGGTTCCCCTCATGGCTCTTTATCCCGCGGCCGACGTTCCCGTCATTCCCGTCTCTCTCCCGCAGTCGTTTTCTCCGGACGACCTGATCCAGCTGGGCACCTTTTTCCGCGAATCCTTTCCGGAAAAAACACTCCTGATCGGGAGCGGAGGGATTACCCACAACCTCTTCGCCTATCGTCCGGGACGACCTCCCTATCCTCAGGTGGTCGCGTTCGACGCGTGGCTGAAGGACAACCTTCTCAAAAAAAACACCGGGGCCCTTCTGGAGTTTCAGTCCGGCGCACCGGACACACGATTTAACCATCCGACAGATGAACACTTTTTGCCGCTCTTTGTCGTCATGGGATTTGGCTACGACACACCCCGCCCCGTCTTGCTCCATGAAGAAATCAGCGGCGGCTCTCTTTCTCTTGCATCCTATGGGTTCCCGCGCCCCGGTCAGGCAGAGGTTCCGGATTGGGGGTCCCTGGAAACGGCCCCGAAGCCCTCCTCCTGGAACACAGGGAGCTTTCCGCTCAGCGAGTAG
- a CDS encoding SDR family NAD(P)-dependent oxidoreductase codes for MICVPGNPYVLVTGSGSGLGHALVRALEVLSCPVAAFSRDDNFLTTLFPPPSPPATTWHFFADLGNFERMDSLLNILLEEWGPPFLVVHNASVLHHRGPLWEEEDIHVAETVRTNLEAPVFLVSRLVPAMIHAKRGGHVFISSTVGREPRAYWGSYAVSKAGVEALSANLASELPPPLFSLTLNPGPVATKMRRKAYPDTDPAIPRTPESAASVLARFFVRLCKEDAGRSINGCKLNLDKLEEAEDV; via the coding sequence ATGATTTGTGTTCCGGGCAATCCCTATGTTCTGGTCACGGGGAGCGGCAGTGGTCTCGGACATGCTCTCGTCAGGGCTTTGGAGGTACTGTCCTGTCCCGTCGCAGCTTTTTCCCGTGACGACAATTTCCTGACCACTCTCTTTCCCCCGCCGTCCCCGCCAGCCACCACGTGGCACTTTTTCGCGGATCTCGGGAATTTTGAACGGATGGACAGTCTTCTCAACATTCTGCTTGAGGAATGGGGTCCTCCTTTCCTCGTGGTGCACAACGCGTCTGTTCTCCATCACCGGGGCCCTCTCTGGGAAGAAGAGGACATACACGTGGCGGAAACAGTTCGAACCAATCTTGAAGCCCCCGTGTTTCTCGTCTCCCGTCTGGTTCCCGCCATGATTCATGCAAAAAGGGGCGGTCATGTCTTTATTTCCTCGACAGTGGGAAGGGAGCCCCGGGCATATTGGGGGAGCTATGCGGTTTCCAAGGCAGGCGTTGAGGCATTGTCTGCCAATCTGGCATCGGAGCTGCCCCCTCCCTTGTTCAGTTTGACGCTCAACCCGGGACCGGTTGCGACGAAAATGCGCCGTAAAGCTTACCCGGATACAGATCCGGCCATTCCCCGGACTCCCGAATCGGCCGCCTCGGTTCTGGCCCGTTTTTTCGTGAGGCTTTGCAAAGAAGACGCCGGAAGGTCTATCAACGGGTGCAAGCTGAACCTCGACAAACTTGAGGAGGCGGAAGATGTCTGA
- a CDS encoding efflux RND transporter permease subunit, which produces MKWLVQVALRERVLVYLTALTIVALGVFSYENLQIEPYPDISPLMVRVLTQWPGRGAEEVERQITLPVEIAINGTPGMEIQRSISMYGLSVVIAIFRDGINDFEARHRIYNRISQANLPSGIVPVLDINTPATGEIFRYTLSGAPPDELKTLDDWVLERRFKEIPGVADESGMGGWIRQYQILLDLARLRDFNLTLGQVVSAVSAANNNVGAYVLNFGETAEVVRGIGLLRNRHDIENIMVAEVKGTPVLVKDIGSVQIGPQPRLGRVGRNFDNDTVEGVVLLLRGANTRHVLRHVHEKIREIEKHDLPKGVRIRPFYDRTDLMNWTLHTVIENLLLGITLVLLTLYLFLGNVRSALIVAATIPVALLAAFSFMKWKGISANLLSLGAIDFGILVDASVIVVENIYRHLMEDRPENERPTEAIYRAVSEVQGATVFSTLIVFSAYVPLIFMKGVEGKIFTPMAFTMGGGLLAAVFLSMTLSPALSSSLLSRIPPHEDTWLMRSVKESYAVILSFVLKNRAITLSIAGGILFLTMGVIFPRLGTEFLPKLEENNLYIRATYPVAISLPYGARITDAIRRMVLEVPEVETVTSEEGRPDDAYDVGGFWNAEFAIFFRPRSAWRKGIDKEIIQKEILEKLHTIPGVTYNVSQYIEDNVEEAVSGVKGQNSLKIFGPDPVVLERLGRQSMALLRTVKGFHDLGMFRIRGGPELLVRVDPMSCARYGVHAQDVENVLQTAVGGIAVTQVLKEEKRFDVTVRLTKAYRKDLKAIRSILVDSPDGSHIPLSQLATIEVKKGNTYIFREQNSRYVPVKFSIRGRDMGSAVEEARQVLSRSLSLPEGYRIRWYGEYKEMRDAQRRLLILTPLAVGLMFLLLYWSYRSVKYALLQLLSVPFALIGGVWALFLTGYPLSISAAIGFLSLFGIAIQDGMILINFVTSLRQRGMDMHSALLEGGRLRVRPVLMTALLAGFGLLPAALSTGIGNQAQKPLAIVIVGGVVTAILFTLLVLPVVYSLSGKLPVFQEEGFGAVSRDPQSGTSA; this is translated from the coding sequence ATGAAATGGCTTGTCCAGGTGGCATTAAGAGAACGCGTTCTGGTGTATCTGACGGCCCTGACGATTGTCGCTCTTGGAGTTTTCTCCTACGAAAATCTGCAGATCGAGCCTTACCCGGATATTTCTCCCCTGATGGTGCGGGTTTTGACCCAGTGGCCCGGTCGTGGGGCGGAAGAAGTCGAACGCCAGATTACCTTGCCGGTTGAAATCGCGATCAACGGAACACCGGGCATGGAAATTCAGCGATCCATTTCGATGTATGGACTGTCCGTTGTGATTGCCATTTTTCGTGACGGAATCAATGACTTTGAAGCCCGCCACCGGATTTATAACCGGATATCCCAGGCCAATCTGCCATCCGGTATCGTCCCGGTTCTGGATATCAATACCCCTGCAACAGGTGAAATCTTCCGCTATACCCTGTCCGGTGCACCACCGGACGAACTCAAGACACTGGATGACTGGGTTTTGGAGAGGCGTTTCAAGGAAATTCCCGGCGTTGCGGACGAATCCGGCATGGGCGGATGGATTCGCCAGTATCAGATATTGCTCGATCTGGCGCGTTTGCGCGATTTCAACCTGACGCTGGGGCAAGTCGTCTCTGCCGTTTCTGCGGCCAACAATAATGTGGGCGCGTACGTCCTGAATTTCGGAGAAACAGCCGAGGTAGTCCGGGGGATCGGGCTTCTGCGCAACCGCCATGATATTGAAAACATTATGGTTGCCGAGGTCAAGGGAACCCCTGTTCTGGTCAAGGATATCGGGTCGGTTCAGATCGGCCCCCAACCACGCCTGGGAAGGGTTGGGAGAAATTTCGACAACGATACGGTGGAAGGCGTCGTCCTTCTTCTCCGGGGAGCCAATACCCGGCATGTGCTCCGGCATGTGCACGAAAAGATTCGCGAAATAGAAAAGCACGATCTTCCGAAAGGTGTCCGGATCCGTCCTTTTTATGACCGGACGGATCTGATGAACTGGACTCTCCATACCGTGATCGAGAACCTTCTTCTGGGCATTACCCTCGTCCTTCTTACACTCTATCTGTTTCTCGGAAACGTCCGCTCCGCTCTCATTGTCGCGGCGACGATACCGGTTGCCCTTCTGGCGGCTTTCTCCTTCATGAAATGGAAGGGAATCTCGGCGAATCTGCTTTCTCTGGGAGCAATCGATTTCGGTATTCTGGTGGATGCATCCGTCATTGTTGTGGAAAATATTTATCGGCACCTGATGGAGGATCGGCCGGAAAATGAGCGCCCGACTGAGGCCATTTACCGCGCCGTCTCCGAAGTGCAGGGAGCAACTGTCTTCTCCACTCTGATCGTTTTTTCGGCCTATGTGCCGCTCATTTTTATGAAAGGCGTCGAAGGCAAGATTTTTACGCCCATGGCATTCACCATGGGTGGCGGTCTTCTGGCCGCTGTTTTCCTTTCGATGACCCTGTCGCCGGCGCTCTCCTCTTCCCTCCTGTCCAGGATTCCCCCGCATGAAGACACGTGGTTGATGCGTTCCGTCAAGGAATCCTACGCCGTCATCCTGTCGTTCGTTCTCAAAAACCGGGCGATCACACTCTCCATCGCGGGGGGAATCCTTTTCCTGACGATGGGAGTGATTTTCCCCCGTTTGGGGACCGAATTCCTTCCCAAGCTGGAAGAGAACAATCTTTATATTCGCGCGACCTATCCGGTTGCCATCAGCCTCCCCTACGGGGCCCGGATTACCGATGCCATCCGCCGGATGGTTCTCGAAGTTCCCGAGGTGGAAACCGTGACATCGGAAGAAGGGCGACCGGATGATGCGTATGATGTGGGAGGATTCTGGAACGCTGAATTCGCTATCTTCTTTCGGCCGAGGAGTGCCTGGCGAAAAGGTATCGACAAGGAAATCATCCAGAAGGAGATTCTCGAAAAACTTCACACGATCCCGGGTGTCACCTACAACGTGTCCCAGTATATCGAGGATAACGTGGAGGAGGCCGTTTCGGGGGTCAAGGGACAGAACAGCCTCAAAATATTTGGTCCGGATCCGGTCGTTCTCGAACGACTGGGCAGGCAATCGATGGCTCTTTTGAGAACGGTCAAGGGTTTTCACGATCTGGGAATGTTCCGTATTCGCGGTGGACCGGAACTTCTGGTACGGGTCGATCCGATGTCCTGTGCCCGTTATGGTGTTCATGCCCAGGATGTGGAGAACGTTCTTCAGACGGCCGTGGGTGGCATTGCGGTCACCCAGGTTCTGAAGGAGGAAAAACGGTTTGACGTCACCGTCCGGCTGACAAAAGCGTACCGGAAAGATCTCAAGGCGATCCGGTCGATCCTGGTGGACAGTCCGGATGGGTCCCATATTCCCCTCTCCCAGCTTGCGACCATCGAGGTCAAAAAAGGAAACACCTACATTTTCCGGGAACAGAACTCCCGATATGTGCCGGTGAAGTTCTCCATTCGGGGACGGGATATGGGCAGTGCTGTGGAGGAAGCGCGGCAGGTTTTGTCGAGGTCCCTGTCCCTACCGGAAGGGTACCGGATCCGCTGGTACGGGGAATACAAGGAAATGCGGGATGCACAGAGGCGTCTTTTGATCCTGACCCCGCTTGCGGTCGGATTGATGTTCCTTCTTCTCTATTGGTCTTACCGGTCCGTCAAGTACGCTCTGCTCCAGCTGCTTTCCGTCCCCTTTGCCCTGATAGGGGGTGTCTGGGCGCTGTTCCTGACAGGATATCCTCTCTCCATCTCGGCCGCCATCGGATTTTTATCCCTGTTTGGGATTGCCATTCAGGACGGCATGATTTTGATCAACTTTGTCACGTCGCTTCGTCAACGGGGGATGGACATGCATTCAGCCCTCCTGGAAGGAGGACGGCTTCGGGTCCGCCCTGTGCTCATGACCGCCCTTCTGGCCGGTTTTGGGCTCTTGCCCGCCGCGCTGTCGACCGGTATCGGAAACCAGGCCCAGAAACCGCTGGCGATTGTGATTGTGGGTGGGGTCGTCACGGCTATTCTTTTTACGCTTCTCGTGCTTCCGGTCGTCTACTCGCTGAGCGGAAAGCTCCCTGTGTTCCAGGAGGAGGGCTTCGGGGCCGTTTCCAGGGACCCCCAATCCGGAACCTCTGCCTGA
- a CDS encoding TraR/DksA family transcriptional regulator translates to MESARTQFDAIRQILEAQRTQILREAGRVVESGINSSAELFPDPTDMATREELEAFSLRLKEREKNLLRKIDMALERIEEGSFGICEACGQPIEERRLMARPVTTLCIACKTDQENREKMEQSTKRT, encoded by the coding sequence ATGGAAAGTGCCCGTACCCAGTTTGACGCTATCCGACAGATTCTTGAAGCCCAGAGGACACAGATTCTTCGGGAGGCCGGTCGCGTCGTCGAATCCGGGATCAACAGCTCTGCCGAACTGTTTCCGGATCCGACGGATATGGCCACGCGAGAGGAGCTGGAAGCGTTCTCCCTTCGCCTCAAGGAACGGGAAAAGAATCTTCTTCGAAAGATCGACATGGCACTGGAAAGAATTGAAGAGGGTTCCTTTGGTATCTGCGAAGCCTGCGGACAGCCGATTGAAGAACGGCGGCTGATGGCCCGGCCCGTGACGACCCTTTGTATTGCCTGCAAGACGGACCAGGAAAATCGCGAAAAGATGGAACAGTCCACCAAAAGGACATGA
- the dapF gene encoding diaminopimelate epimerase: protein MSLTRDFVKSHGLGNDYIVMTRFPGEMTPERIRLVCDRNFGVGSDGILLLTRASEPFGLRIFNPDGSEAEKSGNGLRIFAKFLFEYGYATDRHFRIETLGGMVTAEVYPDASNRVDRVKVDMGKATVDPRSVGLANPDKPFVEELLELAPDLRIKGTAISVGNPHFVFFREELDEKFMREWGPKIENHPLFPKRINTQMVRVTGPSEIEIRIWERGAGWTLASGSSSCAAATVSVMLGKVKSPVHVRMPGGMLAIDVSPEQEIRMEGPVSEVMSGDFSPDLLALLGSSGK from the coding sequence ATGTCGCTGACACGGGACTTTGTCAAGTCTCATGGGCTTGGGAACGACTATATCGTCATGACCCGCTTTCCGGGAGAAATGACTCCGGAACGGATTCGTCTGGTCTGCGACCGCAATTTTGGTGTCGGCTCGGATGGAATCCTTTTGTTGACCCGTGCGTCAGAGCCTTTCGGGCTCCGGATCTTCAATCCTGACGGCAGTGAAGCGGAAAAAAGCGGAAACGGCTTGCGCATTTTTGCCAAATTTCTTTTCGAGTACGGTTATGCGACCGATCGTCATTTCCGTATCGAGACTCTGGGGGGAATGGTGACGGCGGAAGTTTATCCGGATGCGTCGAACAGGGTCGACCGCGTCAAGGTTGATATGGGAAAGGCGACCGTCGACCCCCGGTCCGTCGGCCTGGCGAATCCGGACAAGCCCTTTGTTGAAGAGCTTCTTGAATTGGCCCCGGACCTTCGGATCAAGGGAACGGCAATATCGGTCGGTAATCCTCATTTTGTTTTTTTCCGTGAGGAGCTCGACGAGAAGTTCATGCGGGAATGGGGTCCGAAGATCGAAAATCACCCGCTTTTTCCAAAACGGATCAACACGCAGATGGTTCGGGTGACGGGACCATCGGAAATCGAAATTCGCATCTGGGAGCGCGGGGCAGGATGGACGTTGGCGTCGGGCTCCAGCTCATGTGCGGCTGCAACCGTTTCCGTGATGCTGGGAAAAGTCAAGAGTCCGGTCCACGTGCGTATGCCGGGCGGAATGCTTGCCATCGACGTTTCCCCGGAACAAGAAATTCGGATGGAAGGACCGGTTTCCGAAGTGATGTCGGGAGATTTCAGTCCGGATCTTCTCGCACTTCTCGGTTCCTCCGGAAAATAA